The genomic DNA TCAGATAGGCGCCTGTGGCTTGACGCTTGAATCCAGACTGGATCACCCGGCTGATGAAAGATCCGATCGGCTTTTCACGATATTCGAACTCAGTGCCCTTGACCAGGTAATCGCGAACCCCCAATTCATCCGCGAAGTTGTGCAACACGAGCACCCGCCGGCACAAGCGATACATTCGGACCTCAAAACCTGCGCGATAAGTAGAGAAGGGGTCCTTCCGGGCTGGCCAGGGAGGCCGCGTCTGGTCTGAGGTGGCCTCGAATAACGCTTCGGTGCTGCCTTGTGCTTCTTTTCTTTCACGGTAAATCTCGTCGCCGTAGTCGAGAACTACCTCGAACATCCAATCAGCCGCATCAAGCGCGTGTGGGGAAAGGTGAGACTTTCGGAAACTCGGAAAGGTTACATCAACCAGCAGAGGTTTGCGATTGCCGTACTTGATTCTCTTCAAATAGCGGTTGGCAGTACGGACACGGTTGCGCTCATTTGCGTGCCGAAAGTCGATGCCGTCGTGATTCTCTGCTGCATATTCGTACAGGATCGCATTGCCCGTGTCGTCATAGCTTTGACAGATCAGCCAGCTGAAGGTGTGGCGGGCGTTGGCAGGATCGGAAATGCGCGATTCCGCGCTGCCGCCGTAGACACTCAGGATGTTGTCTTTCGAGATGGAACGCCAATGGGTATCGCCGTCGCACAAACGCGTCCAACACTCGATTCGGGCAAACAGCCCTTCGATGCGCGGACGATACCGCTTAACCATGTAGCCTGCGCGCTCGAACTCGTCGTGAACCAACTCGCCGTCGCAATCCCGCTCAAATGCGGGCACGAGATCTTCTGCTCCGGAGAGAATAAACACATCCGATTCGTCACCATCCTGGTATCGTGGAAGGCCCTTATCGGTCTTGCGCGTGATAGACGGGAGCGCTAGATTCCAGCCAAGGCCAAAAGGCCCGTTACCGGTGCCGGAGTCGTAGGACAAACTGAGTTGCGGCCCGAACCCGGAGCGTCCCGGGCTAACCGCAATCGGAACCGTCAGCGAACCAGTGCCCGTTACCGGATTCGCAGCAAACTTTTCGCCGATGCCATGGATCGCCCCGCCGCCTTTAGGCAGTGATATTTGGGGTGCACTGAAAGGCGTCGTTTCCTGGCGAGAACCGTTCTCATCTCCCGCTGCCGGTATTGTGTCTTGCGCCATACCTGTTCGTTCTTATGTATGCAGTCTTAAAAAGGGTTAGACTTCTTGTCGTCCCAGGCAACAGGGCCAAGCGGTTTAATTGTGGTGGAGTTCTGTCGGTCAACAAGAAATCCGGCGGGGCCACAGTGAAAGACACCAGAAACAAGTTCTCCAAATTTTCATAAGAGGGGTCTCCAGTGACTAAAAGACTAATCCGAACACCCTAGATTCGCAAGGAAATCTGTGTTGGTCTTTCTTCTTTCTACATTAATAACTTCTAATGCTTATTCCACACATTTTTTATTTGCTAGGTTGCGAGGAGGGGAGAAGGCCTACCTATGGAATGAGCGAATTGGACGATTGCGGCCCTCAACTTTCGCGGGCGAGGCTGTTATCGAGCAGGCGAAGCCAATGCCCCCTTCCTTCCGGGTCCAACTCTCCGCTCGCATATGCGTCGAGGCCTCCATCCCAGTTGCGCTCGCACGCCACGAGTTGGGGCCACTTTTGCTTGGCGTGAACGACTGCGAGGCCCTGAAACTTCTTCCCCGTTTCGCCGTCGAGGGCCCGGTCGATTTCGGTGCGATATGCCTACCCTCCTCTCGCCTGGGGCTACTTCGGAGCGTTCACAGACAGCCGAGGCAGTGCCAGAGAGTATCTTCTACCCAAATCCCAAGGCCACACAGCAACGGCGCAACAAATAAAGGGGGCCCACGATTACTCCCCGACCAGCGAATCCGCTTCCGCTCGACTCCACCACGGGGATGCCCCTCGATGGATGCGCAAAGCCTCTACCACACTATCGGTGTGCGGGCCGCGGACGTAAATGTGGTAGCCCGGCGCTATTTCCGGGGGCAACTGAATGACCGATGCAAAAGTGCTCATTAAGCCGTTGCAAGCGTCAATTGTCCTCAAAACGATGTTTCCGACCCAGGGCATTATTGACGCTATGTTTTCGTTGTAGTAGTGCTCGGGCCGCCACCCACCGAAGGAAGAGAATGGCTGGGACTTCGGGTTCGCGCAGAATCCTCGCTCAGTCTCAAAGATGAAGCCCACACCGCTCCCGCCATGTACTATATTGTCCCGTGCATTTCGGAGCTCCAAGAAGAACGAGGCTATATTGGCATACTGTTGGGCCAATGGTGGGGGCAGCACAAACCTCTCCTCTATATCCGCGGCACTCTGGGGCTGATTGTCGCGAAGCACCACGTCTGCAAAAGACTTGGGCAGTGATCTAGCACGGCGGTGCCGTTCCTCGAGAGCAGCATCGTGCAATTGCACTGTTCTCCAGATTGTCCGGATTATCTCCTGTAACGAATCGAAGACAGTGCGTCCGAGAATGACCAAGTACTCCAGCTCTGTTGACGCGAATCGTCCAGCTCCACGTGGAGGAAGCTTTTCGGCGTAGTCAAAAAAGACTCGGAGCTTCGCCATGGATGTGCCCATGTTGTGAAAATCGTCAGATATCGCCTCTATGAGCGGACATACGTCCGGCCAACTTGCACGCTGCCACATTAACTCAATAAATGGAATCCAGAGGTCAGTTTCTCGCGCAGCACCGACGCCAACATAGTCGCCTTCTACCGTCTCGACAACTTTACCCTCGATGAAACCAATGGGCGTGTTCACCCACAAATGCCAATTCATCCCGTCCCACAGCGGCATTAGCTTTACAATGCGCCCACCGACTAAGTGTTCAAATTTTAAATAAGGAATTGCCTTGAAGTTCTCAATTGGGATCGCCCCAGAATTCACTTTTCCTCCTGTGGCTTGGGAAGTTTGGACTTGGAACTTCGGATGGGAAGACCAGTGCTCTCAAAATCACGGAAAGGCCGCCTCGAAAGCGGGTGGAAAACTCCAACGCTAACAAAAATAAACAACTTACGTCGCCGATTATAGCCCAAAATAACGTATATGCGGCGAATTTTGCACCCTTCCTGCACCCTTTTTGAAAACGATTTTCAATTTCCAACCGCGACAAAACGCTGAGCTCCGTATGCAGAAGCGCTTCCTGCGCGAGAGCAGGCGATCTATCTGCTTCATGTCGGGGCTGAAGTCGAACATCCAATGAACAGACCAATGATAACGGGTGTCTCGAATACGGGGTGTGCTGGTCGATGATACTTTGAACTTATGGGTAAACCCTGCCTTCAGGGATCAGCAACTCTGCCAAGGGAGAACATGCTTGCGAAGCGGCTTCGGCCACCCCGTTCTAACCAAAGTGATAGCTGTGCCATCTGGCAGCCACGACAGCTGGCCGTCGGACCGAGGAGAGCCGTTACGACGGCAGGCAATCCGATTCTCAGATCCGCCTGCACCGCGTTCGGCAAGGAAGAAGCATTGGGAAACGGTAGCTTCAACAGCTCGGTCGCGATCAAGGCGGCAGCAATGGTTGATAAGAATGGGAGTGATGCGCGAACGGGTTCTTTTGCGTCTAGAAAAATCTCGCCCTCCGAGCACGGTCCCCGAAACTCCACATGAGGCCGCGGTAGCCGGCAAGCCGTGCAGTCTTCAACGCGTGGAATGTGGCGTCCAAACCCAACTCCCCATCCACTGGTTGTCGTGCCGTGCAGCACTATCGGCGGCAGTTGAAAAGGCACCTCGCTCCACGCACCATCCTCATTCGTCAGGCTCACCCAAACATCAAACGGCTCCCGAACAAACTGGCCACTCTGCTCGCGCCAGGTTCCCATTACCGTCGAACACTTGACTCCCATCGTGGTTAACAGTGCCTTGCCAACGTCGATCTTCCGCCGCATGCCAACGACGTCCATCGCGGTGAAAAGGGGGCTGCGATTTAGGTTGGATGTCTCGACTCGATCCCGATCGAGAAGGGTGATGCGTCCAGTCACCGGCATAAGGCCAAGAATATAGAGGAGTGCCGATCCAATCGCGCCCACACCGGCTACCAGTAGATCGCCGACATCGGCCTGATTGGGAACGGGCGGGGCGTCACAGCCGGGTGCGCAAGTTCCTAGATGATGGGTCCAGGTGCACCATCGAATTTTTCCCAGCCATTCCGTGCGGGGCTGTCCTACCGCTCGCTTAAAAAGATCGCCCGCCCCGAGCGCCCCTGCTAGAGCGGCGGCCGAAGCGGCGGCCGGCTCGATCCCGCCGTGTGTGACAGAGGAGCCACGCACGCCGTACGCAACCCAGCCCGATGCCATGACTGTATAATCACTCTCCCGTTTGTGGGGCGTCGTGCAGGGACCGATAAACAGCCGAAGCGTTTCCGGGTGATCGACACCGCTTTCTGAAACCTCAAAGTCTCCGAAGGGATCTGCCTCACGCATCTCGCGCAAGATTCGCGCGCCTAAAGCCGCATCGCCAAACAGCTGCAGGGGTGAGGCAAGAGCGGTTTCCGGTAATACCACGCGGATTTTTCTGGCCCAGCGTGCGGTCAGATTCGCAGCGACCAACGCAATCCGCTGCACGCTCACATCGCCTGCCAGGTCCCGATCGAGGTGAATCTCAACTGGCTGGTACACGTAGCGATGCAGTTCGTTCACTCCTAACTGGGTGCGATGATCACGATCCCGATAGAAAGTTTCGGCGCTGGGCCATCGCTCGTGAATTTTCTTCCCATCGTTCGGCATAGATCTCATCCTCTGTTCGCGCAACTGTCCTGTCGCAAGTCCCTCACGCCGGGCAGGATCCGGAGGTGCATGGCGACGTCATCCACTTCTCGGAACCGCCCCCCCCAGGTGTCGGTAGAGGCCGCAGGAGTCGAGGTCGATACCATATCGGCCAAACCAGGGAACGACCAGCGACAAGGCTCCTTCGAACCTCGCGAAAGTTTCATGATTATCAACATCGGAGTGCCTGACATTTGGCCCCGGATGTGAATGCGCCTGCCCGACGTAGACCAAGGGCGTGTTCGTGATCACGCCGACGGCCGCTGCGTTAGCCTGCACCGAGGTCCGAATCGAACCGTCGCTGGTGTCGGCCTCGGGCACCACTAAGGTCGTTACCACCGCGCATTCCGCACTCTCAATCCCGAACCAATACACCACTCCCTCCGACGGCATTTGTACGGCAAAGGAATCAAGCAGAGCCGCTGTCTGCTCGGACAGATCCTCGCTGATGTAGATTAGTTTTGGGCGTTCGAACTTCATGCCATCCTTCCCGATGATTGCAAGATTTTGGAATGCAGATCACTGATCATCAGCGCGAGGGTGTCGATGGCAACCCCATGACTTGTGGGAAGCCGCCAATCGAGCAGACGCCAGTCTGCATGCGGCCCCCCGCGCTCGCTATACGCCTTGCGGTTGTATCGCATGCAGACGCAGGGCGTCGTATGAAAGCCATTCGGATACAGGCGATGGGTACCTCGTTCGCGCCGATCCTCGCTTACGAATTCAATGGTTGGCGGGTGTAGCGGATATTCGAGGCAAAGAAACTCGGCATAGAACCGTTCCGAGTTTTGGTTCTTGAACTCGACGTACAACCGCAGGTTGTCTTCCCGCAGGTCCCCGGCATCGAACTCCAGTCCGGCGGCCGCAGCATATTGTGCTGCGGCCATCAGCTCAGCTCGTACACCTTCCAGGGATACGTCGGCTGGCACGCTCATGCATTGCCGCCCTGGACGGAGAGGACCAGCAGTGTGTCGTCCTCGATCTTGTAGCTCACCAAGGTCCGCTGCGGGTCGAGAACTTCTCCGCCACGAAGCAAGGTGTACTTACTGTCTTGCTCGACGAACTTGAACACGGAACGGGCGTCTTGAATGACCTGCTCAATCTTGGTAGAGATTGCATAGACAGGCCGCTTGGTAGCGTCCGCGGGTTGGTCCATGCTCCACAACCCGCGTGGGGTTTGGACACGGATGTGAATGGTCGGCGGACCGGGTACGTGGTCCCCCTTGGACTCAGGTGTTTTTGCGGCTTCATCGATCTTCATGTTCGTTCTCCGCGAGGCTGACCATGTGGATTCGTGTCAGGGCCTCTACTGATATAAACGGACAATCGTCTCGCTTGTGTGCGCAGGAATTTACGTTTCTCGGCGCAGCCGAGAGGTGATGAGGTCAGTAGGTCAACTCTTGGTGGGGGCTTCTGGAGGGATGGCGCCGAGCCAGCCGGGGCAGATGGTACGGCACGCGCATCGGTCGCAGGCCCAATCGTCCATGGTGCCGTCAAAGACGCCTGAGGCAAGATCGTGAAACCTGGTCCGCGCTTGCGCGGCCCGCTCGTAGTTGGTTGCGGCCGCATTGCGTGCACTCCAACGGAAACGACGGATGACGCCTTGGTCACCAAATAACAATCGCGGCTGCACTCTGCCGTTGCGTTCCTGAAGCAGGACAAAGGGAAGCTTTTCGTATTCCTTTAACTTCGACCACTGCACATCGTCGTGAGAGTCGTCGGGGGACTTCACTTGGAGCGCGATCGCATAGTGTTCTCCCCGACGATCCTCAAACTCGGCGATGAATTGCAACTTGAGAGTTCGAAGGGTTCCGCTGGTATCTGTCCATTGGAAGGGCTCCTCCCGTAGTTTCGCACCGGGGAATTCGTCTGGATCAAATCCCGCTGCCAAGGTACAGGCCCACTGCAAGGCTCTTGGCCGATAGAGTGCCAAATGCGGGTGCGGACGTTTTCCCGACTCCACGGCGGGCCACTTCTCCTCTAAAATCTGGGTGGCTTCTGCCCGGGTAACAACCCGTCCCTCCTGGATGGCGAGGTGGAGAATGCGACGAAGGATCTTGCGGACGCGCTGAATGAACTCTGGGTACAAGGGACGGGTGCGACCACGAAATCGAGCACCAAGATGTTCTTCTAGGTAAGTTCGAATGCGGCAGGTGTCCGGGTCGAGCGAATACATGGAGATATCTTCCGGCGTAGCCCCTCCCCACACGCGACGCATAGTGAACTTCTCTTCTTCCTGAACCGGCAGCGACCAGTCCGTCCTTGGCAGCACGGCAGATTTTTGAAGCCGAGTGAGCAATCCGGGAAACTGACGGGGTCTGCTGTGAGCGCGACCGCTCGCTGAGTTAGCGTAGGACACCAGTACCGCCCGTTCCGCGCGCGACACCCCCACGAATAACAACGACTCTGCTTGTAGGCTGTCGAGCTGGGGATCGGGACGAAGCTCGGGAGGCAGGCAAGGCTTCGGCTGACGGATGTCCGCTAAGGATTGTCCCGCTACCGCGACCGCTGGGAATTCCAGTCCCTTCGATGCGTGGCAGGTCATCACGCGAACTGCACCCGGAGAGGGGCGAGGGGCGACCAGCCCCGGCGCGCTGTGCGTAACTAAGTCGCGCATCCGTTCCGCAAGTCCAAGTCTTGAGCGGCGCGGCGAGACATGGGGATGGCTGAAGCGGTAGTTGGCCGCCAAGGACAAGGCAGAGAGAATCTCTTCCAATTGAACCGAGGATTCAGCTTGATCCTCCTGGTCCAGCAATTCTCGAAGGTAGCTGCCTTGAAAGAACAAGAAATCGCATAGGATTGACCAGCCGTCACCGCTGTGGAGATAGGTCCGAAGCTTTTGAAAGAGGCGCCACATGTCGGCCGCGATTTGTTTTGTGCTGTCATCGCCTGACCAGGCCGGTTTAACCGCAGACTCCAGATCAGCTGTGAGTAATTGGCGGATGACATCATTTAATACCAATGATTGAACACGATTTCGATAAAGGGCATAGGTAACACGTGCGACTGCCTGGTGGGTGTCGACGACGGATAGCACAGCCGTGAGATCGCCACCTGCGCCCTCGGCCGTCAGAAGGCCGCTGGTGACGGCACGGATGCCTTGCTTCTTTAACGCAAGGGCGATATTGCGGACGTCGATGTTTCTTCGCGCGAGAACTGCGATCTCATCTGCGGCTAGTCCATCGGCTATCCATCGGCGAATCACGCTGACGATGCCGTCCCGCTCTGCTAGGTCACTATTGGCGGACCCAAGCGATGCGGGTGTCACTCCAAAGCTCGCTACCGTACGTCCCGACCGCCAGCGCGGTGGAGGCTCGATTGTGCCGTTTGGATTTTCGAGCCACTCGGCGAGACGATTGATAAGGGCAATGATTTCTGAAGAGGATCGATAGTTTTCCGACAGAGGGAGAGTCCGAGCGCCCGGGAAATCCTCCCCGAATCGATGTACGTTTTCCGGCTCCGCGCCGCGAAAACGGTAAATAGCCTGTCGAGCATCGCCCACCCCCCAAGGTGGATTCTCCGGGCCGCAAATCTGCTGTAACAGAAGTGCGGTGGCTCGGGAAACGTCCTGGTACTCATCGACCAGGACCCAGGGAAAGTCCGAGCGAATCCCATCGCGCAAGTCCGAGCGGCTTTCGAACAGCTGGTATGGCATCCTGATCAGGTCCGCGAAATCGACGGCATGATTTGCGCTCTTAGTGTGCTCGTATTGTTCAAAGATACGCAACAGGGCCTGGGAGCGAGCGACTGCTTCATGATCGGTCTCGCCCGGCTCCCATCGGGCGATCGCGGCTGCGAGCTCGGTGGGGCCGACCATTCGGTCCTTCAAGAAGTTGATCTGCTCTACAATGTTCGTCACGGTTTGATCCGGGTCCTTGATGTCGAGGAGCGCCTCACAGTCCGTCGATCCGAGCATCTCGCTTGCCAGCTCTTGCTGACAGATTTCGTCCAGAATCGAAAAATCAGCATCAATGCCCGCGTGATGTCCTAATGCCTGCAGTAGTGTCACGCCAAAGCCATGAAAGGTTGCAATCCGGATTCGCGACGCAACCTCTCGACCAAGGCTACGTTCGATTCTCTCTTGAAGCTCGCCGGCCGCTTCATCCCTCGCCAATTGCGCGCGCTGGGTAAGCACTCGCATTGGCTCACCCAGTTTTCGCTCGCGTTATTCAGAGGAATTTCTAGATGCACCAATTGCGGCAAGCAGCTCTGGGCAGGAAACAACATCCATGACCAAATGCAGTCTGTCCGTTTCTCCCTGGTTATCTACTTTGTGAGGCTTACGAGTGTCGACATACCAGAGCTCACCCTCTTTCATGTGCACAGATTTTCGCTTTCCGAAAACATCCCAACTCGTAAATCGCACCTTAGCATTTGTGGCGATCGGAAGATGAATTCGGAGGGTCTTACCGTCGACCGTCCCCGTTTCCCGATCGATTACGTCTGAATGACGGCCAATGGAACCACCGGCGGCAAGTCGCATGATTCGGATTCGCTGCTTTTCCCCCGGAACAACATCGATGAGAGGTTCGAATTGCGGAAGAATCCTCCTGTTGCTCGTGTCCTCCAATTCCCACAATAGCTTCTCAGGGTTTCGCATCTTCCATCCTTTGGGCATTTCCGTGGGTTTCATGATGAAGTCTGCAGCCCCTCCATAACTGCGTAAGGAAAAGGCGGACCAGGAATTTG from Terriglobia bacterium includes the following:
- a CDS encoding ThiF family adenylyltransferase; its protein translation is MPNDGKKIHERWPSAETFYRDRDHRTQLGVNELHRYVYQPVEIHLDRDLAGDVSVQRIALVAANLTARWARKIRVVLPETALASPLQLFGDAALGARILREMREADPFGDFEVSESGVDHPETLRLFIGPCTTPHKRESDYTVMASGWVAYGVRGSSVTHGGIEPAAASAAALAGALGAGDLFKRAVGQPRTEWLGKIRWCTWTHHLGTCAPGCDAPPVPNQADVGDLLVAGVGAIGSALLYILGLMPVTGRITLLDRDRVETSNLNRSPLFTAMDVVGMRRKIDVGKALLTTMGVKCSTVMGTWREQSGQFVREPFDVWVSLTNEDGAWSEVPFQLPPIVLHGTTTSGWGVGFGRHIPRVEDCTACRLPRPHVEFRGPCSEGEIFLDAKEPVRASLPFLSTIAAALIATELLKLPFPNASSLPNAVQADLRIGLPAVVTALLGPTASCRGCQMAQLSLWLERGGRSRFASMFSLGRVADP
- a CDS encoding ATP-dependent helicase, translated to MRVLTQRAQLARDEAAGELQERIERSLGREVASRIRIATFHGFGVTLLQALGHHAGIDADFSILDEICQQELASEMLGSTDCEALLDIKDPDQTVTNIVEQINFLKDRMVGPTELAAAIARWEPGETDHEAVARSQALLRIFEQYEHTKSANHAVDFADLIRMPYQLFESRSDLRDGIRSDFPWVLVDEYQDVSRATALLLQQICGPENPPWGVGDARQAIYRFRGAEPENVHRFGEDFPGARTLPLSENYRSSSEIIALINRLAEWLENPNGTIEPPPRWRSGRTVASFGVTPASLGSANSDLAERDGIVSVIRRWIADGLAADEIAVLARRNIDVRNIALALKKQGIRAVTSGLLTAEGAGGDLTAVLSVVDTHQAVARVTYALYRNRVQSLVLNDVIRQLLTADLESAVKPAWSGDDSTKQIAADMWRLFQKLRTYLHSGDGWSILCDFLFFQGSYLRELLDQEDQAESSVQLEEILSALSLAANYRFSHPHVSPRRSRLGLAERMRDLVTHSAPGLVAPRPSPGAVRVMTCHASKGLEFPAVAVAGQSLADIRQPKPCLPPELRPDPQLDSLQAESLLFVGVSRAERAVLVSYANSASGRAHSRPRQFPGLLTRLQKSAVLPRTDWSLPVQEEEKFTMRRVWGGATPEDISMYSLDPDTCRIRTYLEEHLGARFRGRTRPLYPEFIQRVRKILRRILHLAIQEGRVVTRAEATQILEEKWPAVESGKRPHPHLALYRPRALQWACTLAAGFDPDEFPGAKLREEPFQWTDTSGTLRTLKLQFIAEFEDRRGEHYAIALQVKSPDDSHDDVQWSKLKEYEKLPFVLLQERNGRVQPRLLFGDQGVIRRFRWSARNAAATNYERAAQARTRFHDLASGVFDGTMDDWACDRCACRTICPGWLGAIPPEAPTKS
- a CDS encoding aspartyl/asparaginyl beta-hydroxylase domain-containing protein translates to MVDALRKVGSSSQRLWFRIWQEHRSDRRILDALGGQWVCTKILSGSELVGIWCVGRSADICAIPRSETWTLRRLSIGPVEVEKARAAVLDKYSAFATHYSSKYNISNSWSAFSLRSYGGAADFIMKPTEMPKGWKMRNPEKLLWELEDTSNRRILPQFEPLIDVVPGEKQRIRIMRLAAGGSIGRHSDVIDRETGTVDGKTLRIHLPIATNAKVRFTSWDVFGKRKSVHMKEGELWYVDTRKPHKVDNQGETDRLHLVMDVVSCPELLAAIGASRNSSE